The Microbacterium sp. LWH7-1.2 genome window below encodes:
- a CDS encoding methyltransferase domain-containing protein encodes MADTATTREADTAFEFEQHTIRGPFNAAFFRVMDPYIERTLRAHKQRIFTDLPREVVEIGPGVGANLRYLPAGGTLVAIEPNRSMHGPLRDAAHRQGVRLDVRERMAERTGLPDSSAECVISSLVLCSVQDPATVLAEVRRILRPGGTFRFLEHVVAPEGSPTRAAQRLLRRPWAWTFEGCSCERDLERTVRSAGFNDVAIERYRIRTPFLPFNTHIAGIARA; translated from the coding sequence ATGGCCGACACCGCGACCACCCGCGAGGCGGACACCGCCTTCGAGTTCGAACAGCACACGATCCGCGGCCCCTTCAACGCGGCCTTCTTCCGCGTGATGGATCCGTACATCGAGCGCACGCTGCGCGCGCACAAGCAGCGCATCTTCACCGATCTCCCTCGCGAAGTGGTCGAGATCGGGCCGGGCGTCGGAGCGAACCTGCGTTACCTCCCGGCCGGCGGCACGCTCGTGGCCATCGAGCCCAACCGGTCCATGCACGGCCCGTTGCGCGACGCGGCGCACCGGCAGGGCGTGCGTCTGGACGTGCGTGAGCGAATGGCGGAGCGGACAGGGCTGCCCGACAGCAGCGCCGAGTGCGTGATCTCATCCCTGGTGCTGTGCTCCGTGCAGGATCCCGCCACGGTGCTGGCCGAGGTGCGGCGCATCCTGCGGCCGGGGGGCACCTTCCGGTTCCTCGAGCATGTCGTGGCGCCGGAGGGCTCGCCGACCCGGGCTGCGCAGCGGCTTCTCCGGCGTCCGTGGGCGTGGACGTTCGAGGGCTGCTCGTGCGAGCGAGACCTGGAGCGGACCGTGCGCTCCGCGGGTTTCAACGATGTGGCGATCGAGCGTTACCGGATCCGCACGCCGTTCCTCCCGTTCAACACCCACATCGCCGGTATCGCACGGGCGTGA
- a CDS encoding extracellular solute-binding protein: MTITHKALAGFAGLAICAVALAACSNGPTGEPVATDGGATIDEAHSVGAMEDFGVGVTFKATEPVDFSIMYRDHPNYPVKDDWSIFQHLSDDQNVTFSRTDIPMADFDQKKSLLIGSGEATDIISSTYAGSETQFVSGGALLPVSEYFDYLPNFMQKIEDWGLEEDLDNRRQADGKIYHLPGLREAPDIQYSVVIREDLWQKAGIEGDPATWDEFLEQLEEVKEANPDIDYAMSDRWTDSQPLGSLLSVMAPNYGTAAGWGYSNTWYDDEAGDYVFTGTTEEYKDVVTYAADLVAAGVLDPEITQSDDQAVQKFVSGRTAAISGNTQALADYRAKLADAGRGDVPIRLISVPGGPAGSNMASGRFTSGLLIGSEAADKPYFKALLQFIDWLYYSDEGLEFAQWGVEGETFTRETDGTRKLTDDIAWSSINAGAPKLLNADFGYSNGVFLLANGSSRDLVLSMMTDEIASWTEEQLDAKEQLPTAPAPLLDEIELEQTSLLQTQLSDAVQSATAAFITGQRSIEDDWDAYVSEMEGLGASQLIDTFNTALERGRGTSAE; encoded by the coding sequence ATGACCATCACTCACAAGGCACTCGCGGGCTTCGCGGGCCTCGCCATATGCGCGGTCGCGCTCGCCGCGTGCTCGAACGGTCCGACCGGCGAGCCGGTCGCGACTGACGGCGGAGCGACCATCGACGAGGCCCACTCCGTCGGAGCCATGGAGGACTTCGGCGTCGGCGTCACGTTCAAGGCGACGGAGCCGGTCGACTTCTCGATCATGTACCGCGACCATCCCAACTATCCGGTCAAGGACGACTGGTCGATCTTCCAGCACCTCTCGGACGACCAGAACGTCACCTTCTCGCGCACCGACATCCCGATGGCCGACTTCGATCAGAAGAAGTCCCTGCTCATCGGCAGCGGTGAGGCGACCGACATCATCTCGTCGACCTACGCGGGCAGCGAGACGCAGTTCGTATCGGGCGGCGCGCTTCTGCCCGTCTCGGAGTACTTCGACTACTTGCCCAACTTCATGCAGAAGATCGAGGACTGGGGTCTCGAGGAGGACCTCGACAACCGCCGACAGGCGGACGGGAAGATCTACCATCTCCCCGGCCTGCGTGAGGCGCCGGACATCCAGTACTCGGTCGTGATCCGCGAGGACCTCTGGCAGAAGGCCGGGATCGAGGGCGACCCTGCCACCTGGGACGAGTTTCTCGAGCAGCTCGAGGAGGTGAAGGAGGCGAACCCCGATATCGACTACGCGATGTCGGACCGCTGGACGGACTCGCAGCCCCTGGGCTCGCTGCTCAGCGTCATGGCTCCGAATTACGGCACCGCTGCGGGATGGGGATACTCGAACACCTGGTACGACGACGAGGCCGGGGACTACGTCTTCACGGGGACGACCGAAGAGTACAAGGATGTCGTGACCTACGCCGCCGACCTGGTGGCCGCCGGGGTGCTCGACCCCGAGATCACGCAGAGCGACGACCAGGCGGTCCAGAAGTTCGTCTCCGGTCGGACGGCCGCCATCTCGGGGAACACCCAGGCGCTCGCCGACTATCGGGCGAAGCTGGCGGATGCGGGCCGGGGGGACGTCCCCATCCGGCTGATCTCGGTGCCGGGTGGACCGGCCGGTTCGAACATGGCGAGCGGGCGCTTCACTTCCGGGCTTCTCATCGGCAGCGAGGCAGCTGACAAGCCGTACTTCAAGGCGCTCCTGCAGTTCATCGACTGGCTCTACTACTCCGACGAAGGGCTCGAGTTCGCCCAGTGGGGCGTCGAAGGCGAGACCTTCACCCGCGAGACGGACGGCACGCGCAAGCTCACCGACGACATCGCCTGGAGTTCGATCAACGCGGGGGCACCCAAGCTGCTGAATGCCGACTTCGGGTACAGCAACGGGGTCTTCCTGCTCGCCAACGGGTCTTCGCGCGACCTCGTGCTCTCGATGATGACCGATGAGATCGCATCGTGGACCGAGGAGCAGCTCGATGCGAAGGAGCAGCTGCCGACAGCACCGGCTCCGCTTCTGGACGAGATCGAACTCGAGCAGACGTCGCTTCTCCAGACGCAGCTCTCTGACGCTGTGCAGTCCGCAACTGCGGCGTTCATCACGGGTCAGCGGTCGATCGAGGACGACTGGGACGCGTACGTCAGCGAGATGGAGGGCCTCGGGGCGAGTCAGCTCATCGACACTTTCAACACCGCGCTGGAGCGCGGCCGCGGCACGTCCGCAGAGTGA
- a CDS encoding RNA-binding S4 domain-containing protein: MTNPAPIDDVPIGGESIRLGQFLKFAGLLDSGGNVKEAIIDGYVLVNGEVDRRRGRQLQLGDVVSFEGRRVRVCP; the protein is encoded by the coding sequence ATGACGAACCCGGCACCGATCGACGACGTCCCGATCGGCGGCGAGTCCATTCGCCTCGGGCAGTTCCTCAAGTTCGCCGGGCTCCTCGACTCCGGCGGGAACGTGAAGGAGGCGATCATCGACGGCTACGTGCTCGTGAACGGCGAGGTGGATCGCCGCCGCGGACGGCAACTGCAGCTCGGCGATGTCGTCAGCTTCGAAGGGCGCAGGGTACGCGTCTGCCCGTAG
- a CDS encoding dihydrofolate reductase family protein — MTRVRVDLFSSLDGYTSAPDPGADNPMGEDWGPLTAAYAATRTFRHKVFGDTSGAGTTGLDESFAAAFFEGVGAEIMGAAMFGLHAFPDDPDWKGWWGDRPPFGHPVYVLTHSAPRPSIPMEGGTTFEFRNGPIEDVLAEAKASAGGLDVRIGGGVRTAREFLRAGLVDDLHVAIAPILLARGIRVWDDLRGLESTHGVQTRVAESGTIHVTFTREETSR, encoded by the coding sequence ATGACTCGCGTTCGCGTCGATCTGTTCTCGTCACTCGACGGATACACATCTGCACCCGACCCCGGGGCCGACAACCCGATGGGTGAGGACTGGGGCCCCTTGACCGCGGCCTACGCGGCGACGCGCACCTTCCGGCACAAGGTCTTCGGCGACACGAGCGGGGCGGGCACGACAGGGCTCGATGAGTCGTTCGCCGCCGCGTTCTTCGAGGGCGTAGGTGCCGAGATCATGGGCGCTGCCATGTTCGGTCTGCACGCGTTCCCCGATGACCCGGACTGGAAAGGCTGGTGGGGCGATCGGCCGCCGTTCGGCCATCCGGTCTACGTGCTCACGCACTCCGCACCGCGGCCGTCGATCCCGATGGAGGGCGGGACGACGTTCGAGTTCCGCAACGGTCCGATCGAGGACGTCCTGGCCGAGGCGAAGGCTTCCGCCGGCGGTCTCGACGTGCGCATCGGCGGCGGCGTGCGCACCGCGCGCGAGTTCCTCCGCGCCGGCCTCGTCGACGACCTCCACGTCGCGATCGCGCCGATCCTGCTCGCCCGGGGCATCCGCGTGTGGGACGACCTCCGGGGCCTCGAATCGACCCACGGCGTGCAGACCCGGGTCGCCGAGAGCGGCACGATCCACGTCACCTTCACCCGCGAGGAGACATCCCGATGA
- a CDS encoding ABC transporter permease subunit gives MTQSLETPPLTLVGDPPPVNETRAITTAPARRRFFRSDRTPRAKLSWRRALARDWRLYTFLIAPLIFLLVFKYVPMLGNIIAFRRFRPGGSIFGDEWVGFYYFDAFISNQQFWTVFWNTVILGALTLLITFPLPIILALMLNELRSRRFKRIAQTISYLPHFMSVVIVAGLVLQLTALNGTVNQLVEAMGADPVPFMQRPEWFRAIYVSSEVWQTVGWGTILYLAALTTIDDQLYEAARIDGANRWQQTWHITLPGIQPTMMVLLILNIGSFMSVGFEKVLLLQNPLIYSTADVIATYLYRVGIQSAQFSYGTAIGLFEALIGLVLVLGANALSRRMVGTSLW, from the coding sequence ATGACACAGTCCCTTGAAACACCACCCCTGACGCTGGTGGGCGATCCGCCTCCTGTCAACGAGACGCGGGCGATCACGACCGCACCGGCAAGGCGACGTTTCTTCCGAAGCGACCGCACTCCCCGCGCCAAGCTGTCGTGGCGTCGAGCTCTCGCCCGGGACTGGCGGCTCTACACCTTTCTCATCGCACCGCTGATCTTCCTGCTGGTGTTCAAGTACGTCCCGATGCTGGGCAACATCATCGCCTTTCGTCGATTCCGCCCCGGAGGATCGATCTTCGGAGACGAATGGGTGGGGTTCTACTACTTCGATGCGTTCATCTCGAACCAGCAGTTCTGGACGGTGTTCTGGAACACCGTGATCCTCGGAGCCCTCACGCTGCTGATCACCTTCCCGCTGCCGATCATCCTGGCTCTCATGCTCAACGAGCTGCGGTCACGGCGGTTCAAGCGGATCGCGCAGACGATCTCGTACCTGCCGCACTTCATGTCGGTGGTCATCGTCGCGGGGCTCGTCCTGCAGTTGACAGCACTCAATGGAACGGTCAACCAGTTGGTCGAGGCCATGGGCGCCGACCCCGTGCCGTTCATGCAGCGGCCGGAGTGGTTCCGTGCGATCTATGTGTCATCCGAGGTGTGGCAGACCGTCGGCTGGGGCACGATCCTCTACCTCGCCGCCCTCACGACGATCGACGACCAGCTGTACGAGGCGGCGCGGATCGACGGCGCGAACCGGTGGCAGCAGACGTGGCACATCACGCTGCCCGGCATTCAGCCGACGATGATGGTGCTCCTCATCCTGAACATCGGCTCGTTCATGTCCGTCGGATTCGAGAAGGTGCTGCTCCTGCAGAACCCGCTCATCTACTCCACGGCCGACGTCATTGCCACCTACCTGTACCGCGTCGGCATCCAGTCGGCCCAGTTCTCCTACGGAACGGCCATCGGACTGTTCGAGGCCCTCATCGGCCTGGTACTCGTGCTCGGCGCCAATGCACTCTCTCGTCGAATGGTTGGAACCTCGCTATGGTGA
- a CDS encoding VOC family protein, with protein sequence MDSKLANITFYADDPPALARFWAGVFGYPEAEWEEPLKRELLATGLTEEDLAARGLAADPEGVGPRLFFHHASEPKSRRNRLHLDISATPGRVPSHAELEAEKDRIVGLGGKVVRLVDQSWGPWPEHYYQMQDPEGNEFCLQ encoded by the coding sequence ATGGACTCGAAACTCGCCAACATCACGTTCTATGCCGACGACCCGCCAGCGCTCGCGCGGTTCTGGGCGGGCGTGTTCGGCTATCCGGAGGCCGAGTGGGAGGAGCCACTCAAGCGCGAACTGCTCGCCACAGGTCTCACCGAGGAAGACCTTGCCGCGCGCGGCCTCGCAGCAGACCCGGAAGGTGTCGGTCCGCGGCTCTTCTTCCATCACGCTTCCGAGCCCAAGTCCAGAAGGAATCGGCTGCACCTCGATATCAGCGCCACGCCGGGACGGGTCCCCTCGCACGCCGAGCTCGAGGCGGAGAAGGACCGCATCGTCGGGCTCGGCGGCAAGGTCGTCCGGCTCGTCGACCAATCGTGGGGGCCCTGGCCCGAGCACTACTACCAGATGCAGGATCCCGAGGGGAATGAGTTCTGCCTGCAGTGA
- a CDS encoding VanZ family protein: MTVSATPGRRRHGVVFLVFAAYLLLLAWVVLWKLEVPWIGDAAGLARPIKLVPFVPSGDAGASSPAELLINLVLFMPFGLFLGSIAPSWSWGKVGAAALGTSLALETTQHLISTGSFDTTDLIINTAGALTGWAIFVAVRRAAGERTPVLMARMCMIVSALTLLAVVVFVLSPLNYGPQRDVVVEHRTATR; encoded by the coding sequence GTGACAGTTTCAGCCACGCCTGGCAGGCGCCGTCACGGCGTCGTCTTCCTTGTCTTCGCCGCCTACCTCCTGCTGCTGGCTTGGGTGGTCCTTTGGAAGCTCGAGGTCCCGTGGATCGGCGATGCCGCGGGTCTCGCGCGACCCATCAAGCTCGTTCCGTTCGTCCCGAGCGGAGACGCGGGGGCGAGCTCGCCCGCAGAGCTGCTGATCAATCTCGTCCTGTTCATGCCATTCGGCCTCTTCCTGGGGTCGATCGCACCCAGCTGGTCGTGGGGGAAGGTGGGCGCGGCCGCCCTCGGCACGAGTCTTGCGCTCGAGACGACGCAGCATCTGATCTCAACCGGCAGCTTCGACACCACAGACCTCATCATCAACACCGCGGGCGCACTCACCGGTTGGGCGATCTTCGTCGCCGTGCGGCGAGCAGCAGGCGAACGCACGCCAGTTCTCATGGCACGGATGTGCATGATCGTCTCAGCGCTCACTCTGCTCGCGGTCGTCGTCTTCGTCCTCTCTCCGCTGAACTATGGGCCGCAACGCGACGTCGTCGTGGAGCACCGCACCGCGACGCGGTGA
- a CDS encoding alpha/beta hydrolase, whose protein sequence is MSDSKPTIVLVHGAWADASSWNAVSVPLQAEGYTVLAPPNELRGLTSDAAYIASFLAQRTSGPVVLVGHSYGGAVITNAGANGGDVKALVYVDAFIPDEGETVVGILEGSGSALAVADPTTVLDVAGYPGAPEGAAEAFLKPQTVHDAFAQDLPEADRWTIVATQRPASFVANVTPSAAPAWKTIPSWAVLGTEDRVIPIDTQCRMAERAGATITEVDASHVSMVSQPDATLEAIRAAAASIS, encoded by the coding sequence ATGTCAGACAGCAAGCCGACCATCGTCCTCGTGCACGGCGCGTGGGCCGACGCATCCAGCTGGAACGCCGTCAGCGTTCCTCTCCAGGCGGAGGGGTACACGGTCCTCGCCCCGCCGAACGAGTTGCGCGGGCTGACGTCCGACGCGGCCTACATCGCATCGTTCCTGGCGCAGCGGACGAGCGGACCCGTCGTGCTCGTCGGTCACTCCTACGGGGGTGCGGTCATCACGAACGCCGGCGCGAACGGGGGCGACGTGAAGGCGCTGGTGTACGTCGATGCCTTCATCCCGGACGAGGGCGAGACCGTCGTCGGGATCCTCGAGGGATCGGGCTCAGCCCTCGCGGTCGCGGATCCGACCACGGTGCTCGACGTCGCCGGCTATCCGGGCGCACCGGAGGGCGCCGCCGAGGCCTTCCTCAAGCCGCAGACGGTGCACGACGCGTTCGCGCAGGACCTCCCGGAGGCGGACCGGTGGACCATCGTCGCGACCCAGCGTCCGGCATCCTTCGTCGCGAACGTGACACCGTCGGCCGCACCCGCGTGGAAGACGATTCCCAGCTGGGCGGTCCTTGGCACCGAGGACCGCGTCATCCCGATCGATACGCAGTGCCGCATGGCCGAGCGTGCCGGCGCCACGATCACCGAGGTCGACGCGTCGCACGTCTCGATGGTGTCGCAGCCGGACGCGACGCTCGAGGCGATCCGCGCCGCGGCGGCATCGATCAGCTGA
- a CDS encoding DUF1269 domain-containing protein, with translation MGTQNLALVVGSYDDTEAASDDYQALRSGQDAGGYEIIGAVVLVRDKDGKVRVKEHGDKSVGKGAAWGAGAGVVVGLFAPPLLAATAVGAGIGAILGKIKKNREEKQFGVDVDEYLAPGTSAVVAVVDDRWADNVEKALQRSDKRISKAIDSDDYEKLRKAIEESADDVVEQINS, from the coding sequence ATGGGTACGCAGAACCTCGCGCTGGTGGTCGGCTCGTACGACGACACCGAGGCCGCGTCGGACGACTACCAGGCGCTTCGAAGCGGCCAGGACGCCGGCGGCTACGAGATCATCGGCGCGGTCGTGCTGGTCCGCGACAAGGACGGCAAGGTCCGGGTCAAGGAGCACGGCGACAAGTCTGTCGGCAAGGGTGCCGCCTGGGGAGCCGGCGCCGGCGTGGTGGTGGGCCTGTTCGCTCCGCCGCTCCTGGCGGCCACCGCGGTCGGCGCCGGGATCGGCGCGATCCTCGGCAAGATCAAGAAGAACCGTGAGGAGAAGCAGTTCGGCGTCGACGTCGACGAGTACCTCGCCCCGGGGACCTCGGCGGTCGTGGCGGTGGTCGACGATCGCTGGGCCGACAACGTCGAGAAGGCGCTTCAGCGGTCGGACAAGCGCATCAGCAAGGCGATCGATTCCGACGACTACGAGAAGCTGCGCAAGGCGATCGAGGAATCGGCCGACGACGTCGTCGAGCAGATCAACTCCTAG
- a CDS encoding alpha/beta fold hydrolase: MTTSDGTEVAYASVGAGRPIVYVSGWIGHLQLSWQMPDERAFYASLAEGGRLVRYDRAGCGLSPSTDRSPSLAYELEQLAAVAEVVGPEPFDVIGTSMGALVAVAWAATHPATVRRLVLYGGWATGTNISPASARDHVLALVESHWGLGADVLTDIFAPDATSAMRKDFGRYQRASSTAATARALLALSYELDVSGFLADVDAPTLVLHRAQDRAAPVSEATTLAEGIPDARLVVLPGRSHLPYVGDAQSVVAPIRRFLGLRSLRRAPGTLTPRQTQVAALVSEGRTNREIAARLGIDERSAEGHVERIRVRLGFTSRAQIAGWFVAQRDASGTRK, translated from the coding sequence GTGACGACGTCTGATGGCACCGAGGTCGCGTACGCCTCGGTGGGTGCGGGGCGCCCGATCGTGTACGTGAGCGGATGGATCGGTCATCTGCAGCTGAGCTGGCAGATGCCCGACGAGAGGGCCTTCTACGCGAGCCTCGCGGAGGGCGGCCGGCTCGTGCGGTATGACCGCGCCGGGTGCGGGCTGTCTCCGTCGACCGACCGATCGCCCTCGCTGGCGTACGAACTGGAGCAGTTGGCTGCGGTCGCGGAGGTCGTGGGCCCGGAGCCCTTCGACGTGATCGGGACGTCGATGGGGGCACTGGTCGCGGTCGCGTGGGCGGCGACGCATCCCGCGACGGTGCGGCGTCTCGTGCTGTACGGCGGGTGGGCGACGGGGACCAACATCTCACCCGCCAGCGCACGCGATCACGTTCTGGCGCTGGTCGAGTCGCACTGGGGCCTGGGTGCTGATGTGCTCACCGACATCTTCGCGCCCGACGCAACGTCGGCGATGCGGAAGGACTTCGGTCGCTATCAGCGCGCCTCCTCCACGGCGGCGACCGCCCGGGCCTTGCTCGCCCTGAGCTACGAGCTCGACGTCAGCGGCTTCCTCGCAGACGTCGACGCGCCGACCCTGGTGCTGCATCGCGCTCAGGATCGTGCGGCTCCGGTCTCGGAAGCCACCACGCTGGCCGAGGGCATCCCCGACGCGAGGCTCGTCGTCCTGCCGGGACGATCACACCTTCCGTACGTAGGCGATGCGCAGAGCGTCGTGGCGCCGATCCGCCGCTTCCTCGGACTGCGCAGTCTGCGGCGCGCACCCGGGACGCTCACGCCGCGGCAGACCCAGGTCGCCGCGCTGGTCAGCGAGGGCCGGACCAACAGGGAGATCGCGGCGCGGCTCGGAATCGACGAGCGGTCCGCCGAAGGGCACGTCGAGAGGATCCGGGTACGCCTGGGCTTCACGTCGCGAGCCCAGATCGCGGGGTGGTTCGTGGCACAGCGCGACGCCTCAGGAACGCGGAAGTGA
- a CDS encoding SRPBCC domain-containing protein has protein sequence MTTDRRLAHSGFTLIRDYPVPVGSVWQAFADGERKRRWLSDGDAFEPGEWRFDFRVGGRDVDEAKFHGGPLSRYEAVYTDIVEHVRIVTTYDMWLDGTHMSTSVASFEFEEIPGGTRLTHVEHGVFFDGFWADGPTREEGTRGLLEALARHLD, from the coding sequence ATGACAACCGACCGCCGCCTCGCTCACTCCGGATTCACGCTCATCCGCGACTACCCCGTACCCGTCGGCAGTGTCTGGCAGGCGTTCGCCGACGGGGAGCGGAAGCGCCGCTGGCTCAGCGACGGAGACGCGTTCGAGCCCGGCGAGTGGAGGTTCGACTTCCGCGTCGGCGGACGCGACGTCGACGAGGCGAAGTTCCACGGCGGCCCGCTCTCGCGGTATGAAGCCGTCTACACCGACATCGTCGAACACGTTCGCATCGTCACGACCTACGACATGTGGCTCGATGGCACCCACATGTCGACGTCGGTGGCGTCGTTCGAGTTCGAGGAGATCCCGGGCGGCACCAGGCTCACGCATGTCGAACACGGCGTCTTCTTCGACGGATTCTGGGCGGACGGCCCGACCCGCGAAGAGGGCACTCGAGGCCTGCTCGAAGCCCTGGCCCGTCACCTCGACTAG
- a CDS encoding carbohydrate ABC transporter permease, with translation MVTESLPQKPDIAHVRREAGVIRESRGAQAFRAVNVMCVLLVCAVTLYPFVNLIAKAFSSEGYIAAGEVNLVPRGFNLDTFRVVLSDQLFWTNYANTFLYTIVGTIIAMAMTTTYAYALSKPYLKGRAFFVGVAVFTMFFGGGLIPNYILIASYLGWRNSIWAIVVPGALSVFNLLVMKSFFENFPTDLEEAAAIDGLSTYGIFFRIVLPLSKAVIATMTLFYAVSLWNSWFSAFLFMDDKSQFPVTVYLRNLIAAATGTQEATGGEAVQIASNIQAVTMLLTVLPIICLYPFIQRYFVSGVMLGSVKG, from the coding sequence ATGGTGACCGAATCCCTGCCCCAGAAGCCGGATATCGCCCACGTCCGGAGGGAGGCCGGAGTCATCCGGGAGTCGCGCGGGGCCCAGGCGTTCCGTGCCGTCAACGTGATGTGCGTTCTGCTGGTCTGCGCCGTCACGCTGTACCCTTTCGTCAATCTGATCGCGAAGGCGTTCTCCTCCGAGGGCTACATCGCCGCCGGCGAGGTCAATCTCGTCCCGCGCGGGTTCAACCTCGACACCTTCCGTGTCGTGCTGAGCGATCAGCTGTTCTGGACGAACTACGCGAACACGTTCCTCTACACGATCGTCGGAACGATCATCGCCATGGCGATGACGACGACGTACGCGTATGCGCTCAGCAAGCCCTACCTCAAGGGACGCGCGTTCTTCGTCGGCGTCGCGGTCTTCACGATGTTCTTCGGTGGCGGCCTCATTCCGAACTACATCCTCATCGCCAGCTATCTCGGCTGGCGCAACAGCATCTGGGCAATCGTCGTGCCGGGCGCCCTGAGCGTCTTCAACCTCCTCGTCATGAAGTCGTTCTTCGAGAACTTCCCCACAGACCTCGAGGAGGCGGCCGCGATCGACGGGCTGTCGACGTACGGCATCTTCTTCCGTATCGTTCTGCCGCTGTCCAAAGCGGTCATCGCGACGATGACCCTCTTCTACGCGGTGAGCCTCTGGAACTCCTGGTTCAGCGCGTTCCTGTTCATGGATGACAAGTCCCAGTTCCCTGTGACGGTCTACCTGCGCAACCTCATCGCCGCGGCGACGGGAACGCAGGAGGCGACTGGCGGCGAGGCCGTTCAGATCGCGTCCAACATCCAGGCCGTCACGATGCTGCTCACCGTGCTTCCGATCATCTGCCTCTACCCCTTCATCCAGCGCTACTTCGTCTCGGGCGTGATGCTCGGGTCCGTCAAGGGCTGA
- a CDS encoding metalloregulator ArsR/SmtB family transcription factor — translation MPNYPGELDAVLRALADPTRRAIVERLAKSPAVVSDLSAPFSMTLPSLLQHLRILEDARVVTSSKQGRVRTVSLRPGALDVLHLWLGEQRTSAERQADRLGIHLARTTTKEI, via the coding sequence ATGCCTAACTATCCCGGAGAGCTGGATGCGGTGCTCCGCGCTCTCGCGGACCCGACACGACGCGCGATCGTCGAGCGACTGGCGAAATCCCCGGCCGTCGTGTCCGACCTGTCGGCGCCGTTCTCGATGACGCTGCCGTCGCTGCTTCAGCACCTGCGGATCCTCGAGGACGCGAGAGTCGTCACTTCGAGCAAGCAGGGGCGGGTGCGGACCGTGAGCCTGCGACCCGGGGCGCTCGACGTCCTGCACCTCTGGCTGGGCGAGCAACGAACGTCTGCGGAACGCCAGGCCGACCGCCTCGGCATCCACCTGGCCCGCACAACCACCAAGGAGATCTGA
- a CDS encoding winged helix DNA-binding domain-containing protein codes for MLNDRDISRWRLHSQHLAAPVDGAEAVVRSLLAVQAENPSQSAWAVATRTHDPRAADLAGLLASGRVLRTHVLRPTWHYVLADDALWLLELTRDRVLPTVDQQLVALGDRLTALTDAVLATLAESPDRTRTELADALAERGHELTGMQLMLLAGHLELHARICSGVPRDGEHTYALFSDRVGAPRRLSRDEALAELALRYFTSHGPATARDLAYWATLTLTDVRRGLAEAADRLESFDHDGRTYWHAPGRPAASVSPKGHLLQVLDEMYRGYQDSRWALDADGLLSRGRESAIGMALVDGQVVAGMKRTLTARAATFEIRTLRRLAPDEEDAIQDAAARCARYLELEPRLVWQEPPRVSRA; via the coding sequence GTGCTCAACGATCGCGACATCTCACGCTGGCGACTGCACTCGCAGCATCTGGCGGCACCCGTCGACGGCGCGGAGGCCGTCGTGCGGTCGCTCCTCGCCGTTCAGGCTGAGAATCCGTCGCAGTCGGCGTGGGCCGTCGCCACTCGCACGCACGACCCGCGCGCGGCCGACCTCGCCGGTCTGCTGGCAAGCGGACGCGTGCTGAGGACGCACGTGCTGCGTCCGACATGGCACTACGTCCTCGCCGACGACGCGCTGTGGCTCCTCGAGCTCACCCGCGACCGCGTGCTGCCGACGGTGGACCAGCAGCTCGTCGCGCTCGGCGATCGCCTGACCGCCCTCACCGACGCCGTGCTCGCAACGCTCGCCGAGTCGCCGGACCGCACCCGCACCGAGCTCGCCGACGCCCTCGCGGAGCGCGGTCACGAACTGACGGGGATGCAGCTCATGCTTCTGGCGGGCCATCTCGAGCTGCACGCCCGGATCTGCAGCGGCGTCCCGCGCGATGGAGAGCACACCTACGCGCTCTTCTCGGACCGGGTCGGCGCGCCGCGGCGACTGTCTCGTGACGAGGCGCTCGCCGAGCTCGCCCTCCGCTACTTCACCTCCCACGGGCCCGCCACTGCGCGCGACCTCGCTTACTGGGCGACGCTCACCCTCACCGATGTGCGCCGCGGACTCGCGGAAGCGGCGGACCGACTCGAGTCGTTCGATCACGACGGTCGCACCTATTGGCACGCTCCCGGACGGCCCGCAGCATCCGTTTCGCCGAAAGGCCACCTGCTGCAGGTGCTCGACGAGATGTATCGCGGCTATCAGGACTCGCGCTGGGCGCTCGATGCCGACGGACTGCTGTCGCGAGGGCGCGAGAGCGCGATCGGCATGGCGCTCGTCGACGGGCAGGTGGTCGCGGGGATGAAGCGAACGCTCACGGCGCGGGCGGCGACCTTCGAGATCCGCACGCTGCGACGTCTCGCTCCCGATGAGGAAGACGCGATTCAGGATGCTGCCGCCCGCTGCGCCCGCTACCTCGAACTCGAGCCGCGCCTGGTATGGCAGGAGCCGCCCCGCGTGAGCCGAGCGTGA